One window of the Camelina sativa cultivar DH55 chromosome 1, Cs, whole genome shotgun sequence genome contains the following:
- the LOC104700888 gene encoding histone-lysine N-methyltransferase setd3-like — MSETGDLYLELAEDDPFYQHKKTLLSCKGLGVKETLNLNGSLSEQLLNAALEKLLQFGRIANLDKVEVYFGEDACTPAGIYSVRNEISTLSWILSLIPVSCDIQTHAVTLEALRAAVKGRISEVVGVEKEEGRVVDSYRCGKESRLVEWGQDNGVKTKLQIAQIDGYGRGAIASEDLKFGDVALEIPISSIISEEYVYNSDMYPILEKIDGITSETMLLLWTMREKHNPDSIFKPYFDSLQENFCTGLSFGVDAIMELDGTLLLDEIMQAKELLRERYDELVPLLSNHQHVFPTELYTWEHYLWACELYYSNSMQIKFPDGKLKTCLIPVAGFLNHSVYPHIVKYGKVDIETSSLKFPVSRPCNKGEQCFLSYGNYSSSHLLTFYGFLPKGDNPYDVIPLDFDVIDDEDIENDCSWTTHMLRGTWLSSNHDIFHYGLPTPLLNYLRRAHGLVHHSETDLWKNLETEMEVLGTLRSTFDDMMQNLGDVDSIDRENADQDVKMAMEFKEQQRKIVSSILDSCSAGIKLVQDLITKPPV; from the exons ATGTCAGAGACTGGTGATTTATATCTAGAGCTGGCCGAAGATGATCCCTTTTATCAACATAAAAAG ACGCTCTTGAGTTGCAAAGGTTTAGGCGTAAAGGAAACATTGAACCTCAATGGATCATTATCTGAACAGCTGTTGAATGCTGCATTGGAAAAGTTGCTTCAGTTTGGAAGAATAGCGAACCTCGATAAG GTGGAAGTTTACTTTGGTGAAGATGCTTGCACTCCAGCAGGAATTTACAGCGTAAGAAACGAAATCTCAACTCTGAGCTGGATCCTTTCGCTCATACCGGTTTCTTGTGATATACAAACACATGCCGTTACCTTGGAAGCTCTACGAGCCGCTGTAAAAGGTAGAATCAGTGAGGTTGTTGGAGTGGAAAAAGAGGAAGGTAGAGTTGTTGATAGCTATAGATGCGGAAAGGAAAGCAGATTAGTAGAATGGGGTCAGGACAATGGAGTCAAAACCAAATTGCAGATAGCTC AAATTGATGGCTATGGACGAGGAGCTATAGCTAGTGAAGACTTGAAATTTGGGGATGTTGCTTTAGAAATTCCTATCTCAAGTATCATTTCTGAGGAGTATGTGTACAACTCTGACATG TACCCAATATTGGAGAAAATTGATGGGATTACATCTGAGACAATGCTGCTCTTATGGACCATGAGGGAGAAGCATAACCCTGACTCTATATTCAAACCATACTTTGACTCGCTGCAGGAGAATTTTTGTACTG GTTTGAGTTTTGGAGTTGATGCAATCATGGAGCTTGATGGTACATTGCTTTTAGATGAAATAATGCAAGCTAAAGAG CTTTTGCGTGAGAGGTATGATGAATTGGTTCCTCTTTTATCGAACCACCAGCATGTATTTCCAACGGAGCTCTATACATGGGAACACTACTTATGGGCTTGTGAGTTGTATTACTCAAATAGCATGCAAATCAAATTCCCTGATGGAAAGCTGAAGACTTGCTTGATTCCTGTCGCTGGTTTTCTCAACCATTCT GTATACCCACACATAGTGAAATATGGAAAAGTAGATATTGAGACGAGTTCCTTGAAGTTTCCAGTCTCAAGGCCCTGCAACAAAGGGGAACAATGTTTTCTTAGCTACGGAAACTACTCTAGTTCGCATCTGTTAACATTTTACGGATTTTTACCAAAAGGCGATAACCCGTATGATGTCATTCCCTTAG ATTTTGATGTCATTGATGATGAAGACATCGAGAATGATTGTTCTTGGACAACTCACATGTTACGTGGGACTTGGCTATCGAGCAATCATGACATCTTCCACTACGGCTTACCAACTCCCTTGTTGAACTACTTGCGGAGAGCTCATGGTCTTGTTCATCATTCTGAAACAGAT CTGTGGAAGAACTTGGAAACTGAGATGGAAGTACTCGGAACTCTCAGATCCACGTTCGACGACATGATGCAAAACCTCGGCGATGTGGATTCCATCGACAG AGAAAACGCGGATCAGGATGTTAAAATGGCGATGGAGTTCAAAGAGCAGCAGAGAAAGATTGTCTCTTCCATTCTTGATTCATGTTCTGCAGGTATCAAACTGGTTCAAGACTTAATAACCAAACCACCGGTTTAA